A single genomic interval of Polaribacter vadi harbors:
- a CDS encoding TonB-dependent receptor: MKNFKNLLFVAMFFITATVLGQTKITGTIVDETNQSLPGASVLEKGTTNGVSADFDGKFSLTAKSSSGTLVISFIGYKSREVSFSAANSKLGSIKLEEDNSLDEIIVTATSFAIDRKTPVAVSTIRAADIEAKLSNQEFPEILKSTPGVYATKSGGGYGDGEINLRGFRTQNIAVMINGIPVNDMENGAVYWSNWAGLSDVTSAMQVQRGLGASKVAVPSIGGTINIISKSTDALKGGSIVMSTGNDGYQKYGMTLSTGLMDNGFAVTASASKVSGEGYVDGLQFSGVNYFLNVSNQVNENHKLSFNAIGTIQEHGQRFNRRTIAEYKATEQGGKRFNPDWGYRNGKVENSSFNFYHKPQISLNHDWTISDKTYLTTSVYASFGSGGGRRTQGTKFSSDSYRLGDIDQPINFDQIVAENIASGANGATDIFAASKNSHEWYGVLSTLKTDLSETLTLSGGIDARSYVGSHWYEVTDLLGGQYFYNDDLKEKTGGQALKVGDKFNKDYDGKVGRYGLFAQLEYSKDDLSVFFSTSVSNSVYSKVDRMSYGAEDRESESASFIGYSTKGGANYNLDEKQKVFANIGYFSRAPIFDNVFDSDYSVELYDGALNEKVFSLELGYGFKTQVFSANVNLYNTSWIDRFMTFSLPGADGEFITSNVTGLDALHQGIEVDFLFRPMDKLAITGMASLGNWRWKDDASANTFNDTTGELISSETIYAKDLKVSDAAQTTFAFGLKYDLLGKTSISLDYNYAGDNYATMNVTGRTADSPEEADRTNTWKLPNYHLFDLGLRHGFEIAGLNSTLSANMNNIFDVEYISDANNGSNSSYDTAQVYYGAGRTFSLGLKVKF; this comes from the coding sequence ATGAAAAATTTTAAAAACTTATTATTTGTAGCCATGTTTTTTATAACAGCTACTGTTTTAGGACAAACTAAAATTACAGGTACTATTGTTGATGAAACAAATCAATCCTTACCTGGAGCAAGTGTTTTAGAAAAAGGAACTACAAATGGGGTTTCTGCAGATTTTGATGGTAAATTTAGCTTAACAGCAAAATCAAGTTCTGGAACATTAGTAATTTCTTTTATTGGTTATAAGTCTAGAGAAGTTTCTTTTTCTGCTGCAAACTCAAAATTGGGTTCAATTAAGTTAGAAGAAGATAATAGTTTAGATGAAATAATTGTAACAGCTACTTCATTTGCAATTGATAGAAAAACGCCAGTGGCTGTTTCTACTATTAGAGCTGCAGATATTGAGGCTAAATTAAGTAATCAAGAATTTCCAGAAATTTTAAAATCTACACCAGGTGTGTATGCTACAAAATCTGGTGGTGGTTATGGAGATGGAGAAATTAACTTACGTGGTTTTAGAACTCAAAACATTGCTGTAATGATTAATGGTATTCCTGTTAATGATATGGAAAATGGTGCAGTATACTGGTCTAACTGGGCAGGCTTGTCAGATGTTACTTCTGCAATGCAGGTTCAAAGAGGTTTAGGAGCATCTAAAGTTGCAGTGCCTTCTATTGGTGGAACAATAAATATTATTTCTAAATCAACAGACGCACTTAAAGGAGGTTCTATAGTAATGAGTACTGGTAATGATGGGTACCAAAAATATGGGATGACTTTATCTACAGGTTTAATGGATAATGGTTTTGCAGTAACAGCTTCTGCTTCTAAAGTTTCAGGAGAAGGTTATGTAGATGGTTTACAGTTTAGTGGTGTAAACTATTTTTTAAATGTTTCTAATCAAGTTAATGAAAACCACAAATTGTCTTTTAATGCAATTGGAACAATTCAAGAGCATGGACAAAGATTTAATAGACGAACTATTGCAGAATATAAAGCAACAGAACAAGGTGGAAAAAGATTTAATCCAGATTGGGGTTATAGAAATGGTAAAGTAGAAAATAGCTCTTTTAACTTTTATCATAAACCACAGATTTCTTTAAACCATGACTGGACAATTTCTGATAAAACATATTTAACAACTTCAGTTTATGCTTCTTTTGGTTCAGGAGGAGGAAGAAGAACTCAAGGAACAAAATTCTCTTCAGACTCTTATAGATTAGGAGACATAGATCAGCCTATTAACTTTGATCAAATAGTAGCAGAAAATATTGCAAGTGGTGCAAATGGAGCAACTGATATATTTGCAGCTTCTAAAAATTCTCATGAGTGGTATGGTGTTTTATCTACATTAAAAACTGATTTATCAGAAACCTTAACTTTGTCAGGAGGTATAGATGCAAGATCTTATGTTGGTTCTCACTGGTATGAAGTAACAGATCTTTTAGGAGGTCAGTATTTTTATAATGATGATCTTAAAGAAAAAACTGGTGGTCAAGCATTAAAAGTAGGAGATAAGTTTAATAAAGATTATGATGGTAAAGTAGGTAGATATGGTTTATTCGCACAATTAGAATATAGTAAAGATGATTTATCAGTATTTTTCTCAACTTCTGTATCTAACTCAGTATATAGTAAGGTAGATAGAATGTCTTATGGAGCTGAAGATAGAGAGTCTGAATCTGCTAGTTTTATAGGATATAGTACTAAAGGTGGTGCTAATTACAATCTAGACGAGAAACAAAAAGTATTTGCTAATATTGGGTATTTTTCTAGAGCTCCAATTTTTGATAATGTATTTGATAGCGATTATTCTGTGGAATTATATGATGGTGCATTAAATGAAAAAGTATTTAGTTTAGAGTTAGGTTATGGTTTTAAAACTCAAGTTTTTTCTGCCAATGTTAACTTATATAACACATCTTGGATAGATAGATTTATGACTTTTAGTCTTCCAGGTGCTGATGGAGAATTTATTACATCAAATGTTACAGGCTTAGATGCTTTACACCAAGGAATAGAAGTTGATTTCTTATTTAGACCAATGGATAAATTAGCTATTACTGGTATGGCTTCTTTAGGTAACTGGAGATGGAAAGATGATGCATCTGCAAATACTTTTAATGACACTACAGGTGAGTTGATAAGTAGTGAAACAATTTATGCAAAAGACTTGAAAGTTTCTGATGCTGCACAAACAACATTCGCATTTGGTCTTAAATATGATTTATTAGGCAAAACTAGTATCTCATTAGACTACAACTATGCTGGAGATAATTATGCAACTATGAATGTTACTGGTAGAACAGCAGATTCACCAGAAGAGGCAGATAGAACTAATACTTGGAAATTACCTAACTATCATTTATTTGATTTAGGATTAAGACATGGTTTTGAAATCGCTGGTTTAAATTCTACATTATCAGCAAACATGAACAATATTTTTGATGTAGAATATATATCAGATGCAAATAATGGTTCTAATTCAAGCTATGATACTGCTCAAGTTTATTACGGAGCAGGTAGAACATTTAGTTTAGGTTTAAAAGTTAAATTTTAG
- a CDS encoding MutS-related protein — MTNPLEFYKQQKIESEKESFKLKKKLINLGIFRFAVFLVTCFLVYLTFGNYPDVFIVAFLGILLFSFLVTKFINLKREKAIVDAKIAIHKTEIKVLNRDFHHLEDGTEFVNPAHFYSNDIDLFGIGSFFQYINRTSTIDGKAALANVFTENKTDGIFEKQHAINELSKNVKWRQHFSALANLVTVKNKTAFISEWIINYKSVFPKFLSTLQIAFSIISITLIGLVSFGLISFNYIMIWFFIGLFITGRFLKKTNNLYAETDKIRDTFKQYHQLLNEIETENFTAKNLVQHQKIIQSENKKASVIFKEFSKILDAFDQRSNIIISVLGNGLFLLEIYNARKVEKWIENYKNTVEKWFEVVAYFDAQNSLANFKFNHPKFIFPEISKEKEVIKSTNLGHPLLKVNKRVDNDFIIDDEQFFIVTGANMAGKSTFLRTVSLSIVMANCGLPVCAESFTYSPIKLITSMRTTDSLTEDESYFYSELKRLKFIVDEIKDNHYFIILDEILKGTNSKDKAIGSLKFVEKLTKSKSTGIIATHDVSLCELENEFPTIKNYYFDAEIINNELHFDYTLKNGICKNMNASFLLQKMEIV; from the coding sequence ATGACGAATCCTTTAGAGTTTTATAAGCAACAAAAAATTGAATCAGAAAAGGAATCTTTTAAATTGAAAAAGAAATTAATCAATTTAGGAATTTTCAGGTTTGCTGTTTTTTTAGTTACCTGCTTTTTAGTTTACCTAACTTTTGGGAATTATCCAGATGTTTTTATCGTTGCTTTTTTAGGTATTTTATTGTTTTCTTTTTTGGTGACAAAATTCATCAACTTAAAAAGAGAAAAAGCAATTGTTGATGCAAAAATAGCCATTCATAAAACAGAAATTAAAGTTTTAAATCGTGATTTTCATCATTTAGAAGATGGAACAGAGTTTGTAAATCCTGCTCATTTTTACAGTAATGATATTGATTTATTTGGTATTGGTTCGTTCTTCCAGTATATAAATAGAACTTCTACTATCGATGGAAAAGCTGCTTTAGCAAACGTTTTTACTGAAAATAAAACAGATGGAATTTTTGAAAAACAACATGCAATTAACGAACTTTCTAAAAACGTAAAATGGCGTCAACATTTTTCTGCTTTGGCAAATTTAGTGACTGTAAAAAATAAAACAGCATTTATATCAGAGTGGATTATTAATTACAAATCTGTTTTTCCTAAATTTTTATCAACCTTACAAATTGCGTTTTCAATTATTTCCATAACTTTAATTGGCTTGGTTTCCTTTGGACTTATTTCTTTTAATTATATAATGATTTGGTTTTTTATTGGACTATTTATTACAGGTAGATTTTTGAAAAAGACAAATAATTTATACGCAGAAACAGATAAAATTAGAGATACTTTTAAACAATATCATCAATTGTTAAATGAAATTGAAACCGAAAATTTTACTGCTAAAAATTTAGTTCAGCATCAAAAAATAATTCAATCAGAAAATAAAAAAGCGTCTGTAATTTTTAAAGAATTTTCTAAAATTTTAGATGCTTTTGATCAACGAAGTAATATTATTATTTCGGTTTTAGGAAATGGTTTATTTCTCTTAGAAATTTACAACGCACGTAAAGTTGAAAAATGGATTGAAAACTATAAAAATACTGTAGAAAAGTGGTTTGAAGTAGTTGCTTATTTTGATGCCCAAAACTCATTAGCAAACTTTAAATTTAATCATCCAAAATTTATTTTCCCAGAAATTTCAAAAGAAAAAGAAGTTATAAAATCAACCAATTTAGGGCATCCTTTATTAAAAGTTAATAAAAGAGTCGATAATGATTTTATAATTGATGATGAGCAGTTTTTTATTGTAACTGGAGCAAATATGGCTGGAAAAAGTACGTTTTTAAGAACGGTTTCTTTATCTATTGTAATGGCAAATTGTGGTTTGCCAGTTTGTGCAGAAAGTTTTACATATTCGCCTATAAAACTAATTACAAGTATGCGAACTACAGATTCTTTAACAGAAGATGAGTCGTATTTTTATTCTGAATTAAAACGCTTAAAATTTATTGTTGATGAGATAAAAGACAATCATTATTTTATCATTTTAGATGAAATTTTAAAAGGGACAAACAGCAAAGACAAAGCCATTGGTTCTTTAAAATTTGTGGAAAAACTCACAAAATCGAAATCTACAGGAATTATTGCCACACATGATGTGAGCTTGTGCGAATTAGAAAATGAGTTTCCGACAATTAAAAACTATTATTTTGATGCAGAAATTATCAACAACGAATTGCATTTCGATTATACTTTAAAAAACGGAATTTGTAAAAACATGAATGCTTCTTTTTTATTGCAGAAAATGGAGATTGTTTAG
- the pgi gene encoding glucose-6-phosphate isomerase, producing the protein MALKNINPTKTNAWKALTNHFEENKNINIKDLYKDDNRKQEFSLEFDDLLVDFSKNRITNETIDLLVDLANEVDLKDAIEKQFSGEIINVTEGREVLHTALRSTSEDPILVNGKNIKPQIQAALRKIKSFSNKVISGKWKGYTGKSITDIVNIGIGGSDLGPDMIVESLKFYKNQLNTHFVSNIDGDHVSEIIKTLNPETTLFVIVSKTFTTQETITNAETIKNWFLKSATIFDIPKHFVAVSTNLEAVDNFGIDKNNVFPMWNWVGGRFSLWSAVGLSISLSVGFNNYRALLDGAEEMDLHYRNTDFKENIPVILALLSIWYNNFYGAETEAVLPYSQYLSKLPSYLQQAIMESNGKGVDRNGDKVDYQTGTIVWGSTGTNMQHAFMQLVHQGTKLILADFIGYKESLYGLTDHHKKLMANYYGQMEALAFGKTKEDVHLELQFSGDKEKINQLLPFKVFEGNRPSNAILFDKLTPKSLGKLVALYEHKIYTQGILWNIYSYDQFGVELGKELANKLLKA; encoded by the coding sequence ATGGCTTTAAAAAACATCAATCCAACTAAAACAAATGCTTGGAAAGCATTAACAAATCATTTTGAGGAGAATAAAAACATCAATATAAAAGATTTATATAAAGATGATAACAGAAAACAAGAGTTTTCTTTAGAGTTCGATGATTTATTGGTTGATTTTTCTAAAAATAGAATCACAAATGAAACCATAGATTTATTGGTTGATTTAGCAAATGAGGTTGATTTAAAAGATGCTATTGAAAAACAATTTTCTGGAGAAATTATAAATGTAACTGAAGGTAGAGAGGTTTTGCATACAGCTTTAAGAAGTACTTCTGAAGATCCAATTTTAGTAAACGGAAAAAATATAAAACCTCAAATACAAGCAGCTTTAAGAAAAATTAAAAGTTTTTCTAACAAAGTTATTTCTGGTAAATGGAAAGGATATACAGGAAAGTCTATTACAGATATTGTAAATATTGGTATTGGTGGTTCTGATCTTGGTCCAGATATGATTGTAGAATCTTTAAAATTTTACAAAAATCAGTTAAACACCCATTTTGTTTCTAATATTGATGGTGATCATGTTTCTGAAATTATAAAAACCTTAAATCCAGAAACGACACTTTTTGTAATTGTATCTAAAACTTTTACAACACAAGAAACAATTACCAATGCAGAAACTATAAAGAATTGGTTTTTAAAATCGGCTACTATTTTTGATATCCCAAAACACTTTGTAGCAGTTTCCACTAATTTAGAAGCTGTAGATAACTTTGGTATTGATAAAAATAATGTGTTCCCAATGTGGAATTGGGTTGGTGGACGTTTCTCTCTATGGTCAGCAGTAGGTTTGTCTATAAGTTTATCTGTAGGTTTTAATAATTATAGAGCTTTGTTAGATGGTGCAGAAGAGATGGATTTGCATTATAGAAACACAGATTTTAAAGAAAACATTCCAGTAATCTTAGCTTTATTAAGTATTTGGTATAATAATTTTTATGGTGCAGAAACTGAAGCTGTTTTGCCATATTCTCAATACTTATCGAAACTTCCTAGTTATTTGCAACAAGCAATTATGGAAAGCAATGGAAAAGGTGTAGATAGAAATGGAGATAAAGTAGATTACCAAACAGGAACCATTGTTTGGGGAAGTACAGGTACTAATATGCAACACGCATTTATGCAATTAGTACATCAAGGAACAAAATTAATTCTAGCAGATTTTATTGGTTATAAGGAATCTTTATATGGTTTAACGGATCATCATAAAAAATTAATGGCAAATTATTATGGTCAAATGGAAGCTTTAGCTTTTGGTAAAACAAAAGAAGATGTACATTTAGAATTACAATTTTCTGGTGATAAAGAAAAAATAAATCAACTTTTACCTTTTAAAGTTTTTGAAGGTAATAGACCAAGTAACGCTATTCTTTTCGATAAGCTAACACCAAAATCTTTAGGTAAATTAGTGGCTTTGTACGAACATAAAATATACACTCAAGGTATTTTATGGAACATTTATAGTTATGATCAATTTGGAGTTGAATTAGGGAAAGAGCTTGCAAATAAGTTGCTAAAAGCTTAG
- a CDS encoding acyl-ACP desaturase, which translates to MSIKNIRKEVMLTLEKRMQHFMDTYLIPAEKIWQPTDFLPNSQKDSFITEVEEIRELSKELHDDFWVVLVGDTITEEALPTYESWLLDLDGVCQDPDNSWAKWVRTWTAEENRHGDVLNKYLYLSGRVNMREVEISTQHLIADGFDIGTSTDPYKNFVYTSFQELATYVSHNNVAKIARKKGHKALAKMSKIIAGDEMRHHQAYAHFVKEIFKIDGSEMMLAFQHMMKHKIVMPAMHLRESFGEKGSLFDDFSTVAQRLGVYTGFDYVDILKKLTETWEIDKITNLTPEAEKARDYLMKLPDRMYRITERIKVPDTQFQFKWMLPA; encoded by the coding sequence ATGTCTATAAAAAATATAAGAAAAGAAGTAATGCTGACTCTAGAAAAGAGGATGCAACACTTTATGGATACCTATTTAATTCCTGCAGAAAAAATATGGCAACCAACCGATTTTTTGCCTAACTCTCAAAAAGATTCATTTATTACTGAAGTAGAAGAAATTAGAGAACTGTCTAAAGAACTACATGACGATTTTTGGGTAGTTTTAGTTGGTGATACAATCACAGAAGAAGCTTTACCAACCTACGAATCTTGGTTGTTAGATTTAGATGGTGTTTGTCAAGATCCTGATAATAGCTGGGCAAAATGGGTTAGAACTTGGACAGCTGAAGAAAACAGACATGGAGATGTTTTAAACAAATATTTGTATTTATCTGGACGTGTAAATATGCGTGAAGTAGAAATTTCTACCCAACACTTAATTGCAGATGGTTTTGATATTGGTACATCAACAGATCCATATAAAAACTTTGTGTATACAAGTTTCCAAGAATTGGCAACCTATGTTTCTCATAATAATGTAGCAAAAATAGCGCGTAAAAAAGGACACAAAGCTTTGGCTAAAATGTCTAAAATTATTGCTGGAGATGAAATGCGTCATCACCAAGCATATGCACATTTTGTAAAAGAAATTTTTAAGATTGATGGTAGTGAAATGATGCTAGCTTTTCAACACATGATGAAGCATAAAATTGTGATGCCAGCCATGCATTTAAGAGAATCTTTTGGAGAAAAAGGAAGTTTGTTTGATGATTTTTCTACAGTAGCACAAAGATTGGGTGTTTATACAGGTTTTGATTATGTTGATATTTTAAAGAAATTGACAGAAACTTGGGAAATAGATAAAATTACAAATCTTACACCAGAAGCTGAAAAAGCAAGAGATTATTTAATGAAATTACCAGACAGAATGTATAGAATTACAGAAAGGATTAAAGTTCCTGATACACAATTTCAGTTCAAATGGATGTTACCTGCGTAA
- a CDS encoding peptidoglycan DD-metalloendopeptidase family protein: protein MKKALILLAFIISFSSCKKDEIKPIVVPEKIEPIPEIRYGYNLDDFNVIQDTIKSGDSFGAILDKHHVMYPKINEIATSVKEIFDVRRVRAGKPYTILASKDSTQQAQIFIYKHDKINSTILDFKDSTITATLYKKPIIVVEKEIEGVINSSLSATMDSLGLSTNLTWTIADIYAWTLDFYKLQKGDSFKFVYEEKYIEDSTFAGYGKVKSAVFKHKGKDLYAFRFLADSTLNIHEYYDDKGKMLRSQFLKAPIKFQYRVSSRYNLKRRIAYYGNRIKPHRGTDFAARLGTPIISTANGTVVESTRRGGNGKFVKIKHNNIYSTQYLHMQNQNVKKGDYVKQGDIIGWVGMTGNTGGPHVCYRFWKNGREVDPFKEKLPAAKPLAKDVEPIFYEFIRPLKYQLDYKRIPVKKPEKVTEIVAQN from the coding sequence TTGAAAAAAGCACTGATTCTTCTAGCATTTATTATATCATTTTCTTCTTGTAAAAAAGATGAAATTAAGCCTATTGTTGTTCCTGAAAAGATAGAACCAATTCCAGAAATTAGGTATGGCTATAATCTTGATGACTTTAATGTTATTCAAGATACCATAAAAAGTGGCGATAGTTTTGGAGCTATTTTAGATAAGCATCATGTAATGTATCCTAAAATTAACGAAATTGCAACATCTGTAAAAGAAATTTTTGATGTGAGACGAGTTAGAGCAGGGAAACCTTATACTATTTTAGCAAGCAAAGATTCTACTCAGCAAGCACAAATTTTCATCTATAAACATGATAAAATAAATTCAACAATTTTAGATTTTAAAGATTCTACAATTACTGCAACTTTATATAAGAAACCAATAATAGTTGTTGAAAAAGAAATAGAAGGCGTAATTAATTCTAGCCTTTCTGCAACCATGGATAGTTTGGGTTTAAGTACCAATTTAACCTGGACAATTGCAGATATTTATGCTTGGACTTTAGATTTCTATAAACTTCAAAAAGGAGATTCTTTTAAATTTGTGTACGAAGAAAAATATATTGAAGATTCTACTTTTGCAGGATATGGAAAAGTAAAATCGGCAGTTTTTAAACATAAAGGAAAAGATTTATACGCTTTTCGTTTTTTAGCAGATTCCACTTTAAATATTCATGAATATTATGATGATAAAGGAAAAATGTTACGTAGTCAGTTTTTAAAAGCACCTATAAAATTTCAATATAGAGTTTCATCAAGATACAATCTAAAAAGAAGAATTGCTTATTATGGAAACAGAATAAAACCTCATAGAGGAACCGATTTTGCTGCAAGATTAGGTACTCCAATTATCTCTACAGCAAACGGAACTGTTGTAGAATCTACTAGAAGAGGTGGTAATGGAAAATTTGTAAAAATTAAACATAATAATATTTATTCTACCCAATATTTACACATGCAAAATCAAAATGTAAAGAAAGGTGACTATGTAAAGCAAGGAGATATTATTGGTTGGGTTGGAATGACTGGAAATACTGGAGGACCACATGTTTGTTATCGTTTTTGGAAAAATGGTAGAGAAGTAGATCCTTTTAAAGAAAAATTACCAGCAGCTAAACCATTGGCAAAGGATGTAGAACCAATTTTTTATGAATTTATAAGACCTTTAAAATATCAGCTAGATTATAAAAGAATACCAGTTAAAAAACCAGAAAAAGTTACAGAAATTGTAGCGCAAAACTAA
- a CDS encoding lysophospholipid acyltransferase family protein, with translation MKILSYFLSPIFILVFVLLLVIFHPFQWLAFNLFGIKGHAKVVAVLNLCLMRSMLLIGVNVKLINKHKLPENCSLIFVSNHQATFDIPPIGWYFRKHNPKFVSKIELGKGIPSISYNLKKGGAALINRKDPKQAIGELIEFSKRINKNKWGAAIFPEGTRSRTGEPKKFAANGLKIITKFNQDGYVVPLTINNSWKVFKYGKFPLGIGSPITITTHEPIKIDSIPFNELLAKTETIIKEHIK, from the coding sequence ATGAAAATATTAAGCTATTTCCTTTCACCAATATTTATATTGGTATTTGTATTACTATTGGTTATTTTTCATCCATTTCAATGGTTGGCATTTAATTTATTTGGTATTAAAGGACATGCAAAAGTAGTAGCAGTATTAAATTTATGTTTAATGAGGTCTATGTTACTTATTGGTGTTAATGTAAAGCTAATAAATAAACATAAATTACCAGAAAACTGCTCTTTAATTTTTGTGTCAAATCATCAAGCTACTTTCGATATTCCTCCAATTGGTTGGTATTTTAGAAAGCACAATCCAAAATTTGTGTCAAAAATTGAATTAGGTAAAGGAATACCAAGTATTTCTTATAATTTAAAAAAAGGTGGAGCAGCACTTATCAACAGAAAAGATCCGAAACAAGCTATTGGAGAATTGATAGAGTTTTCTAAAAGGATAAATAAAAATAAGTGGGGAGCAGCAATTTTTCCTGAAGGAACAAGAAGTAGAACAGGAGAACCCAAAAAATTTGCTGCAAATGGTTTAAAAATAATAACTAAATTCAACCAAGATGGTTATGTTGTACCTTTAACAATTAATAACTCTTGGAAAGTATTTAAATATGGTAAATTCCCATTAGGTATTGGAAGCCCAATTACAATTACCACACATGAACCTATAAAGATAGATTCAATACCATTTAATGAGCTATTAGCCAAAACAGAAACAATTATTAAAGAACATATAAAATAG
- a CDS encoding choice-of-anchor J domain-containing protein, whose amino-acid sequence MKKILLLLTVFSMVFTSCDPLEDIYEEVEARDISGEVTYTLTDDDYESLGFESRYFNSEDEAKSLLPSFLSNKYPLWGNGSTASISYKLEMLGDYTGAVEYSLALTDYPSNVTDNAIAFYDSENANDFLPTILEANFTTAVEGDVVLAKYNQYVGETENGITEFYTADFAGEGTLLGYEAVSVSGDQVWEGTNYGAKMTGFASGNRNPNEDWLISSDIDLSSFPNATLETTQIFNYGDPSGFSVLISTDYTDDISAATWDVIDLTNVPDGTSWDEVLSNPYSLAAYNGKTINIAFKYTSTSTDAGTYEVVNVSLKAAGVEGETEGVSEFYTFDGSAWELSEGVYYLSDADFDSMGESSGQPGRYNNFSSSITPNDYLPTFLKNKFPYAQEGDVFSLVYRYYDGGALLKGNTYSYSNGVWGDFNYTIDFSHDGSKWAPATKYELVAEDYTLIANTFRTVEGYEAAVANLESYGNISTFSWEEEQIDAAINTVLKTRFPDAAEGQNFDVIVYVYNGSSQNITINYTLSSGVYIRR is encoded by the coding sequence ATGAAAAAAATACTTTTATTATTAACAGTTTTTTCAATGGTATTCACTTCATGTGATCCATTAGAAGATATTTACGAAGAAGTTGAAGCAAGGGATATTAGTGGTGAAGTTACCTATACGCTTACTGATGATGATTATGAGTCATTAGGATTTGAAAGTCGTTACTTTAATTCAGAAGATGAAGCAAAATCTTTATTGCCAAGTTTTTTATCCAATAAATACCCACTTTGGGGTAATGGGTCTACAGCTTCAATTTCATATAAGTTAGAAATGTTAGGAGATTATACTGGAGCAGTAGAATATTCTTTAGCACTTACAGATTATCCATCAAATGTTACAGATAACGCTATAGCTTTTTATGATAGCGAAAATGCAAATGATTTTTTACCTACTATATTAGAAGCTAATTTTACAACAGCTGTTGAAGGAGATGTTGTTTTAGCTAAATATAACCAATATGTTGGTGAAACAGAAAATGGAATTACAGAATTTTATACGGCAGATTTTGCAGGAGAAGGAACTTTATTAGGTTACGAAGCAGTAAGTGTTAGTGGAGACCAAGTTTGGGAAGGAACAAATTATGGTGCAAAAATGACAGGTTTTGCTTCTGGAAATAGAAATCCAAATGAAGATTGGTTAATTTCTTCAGATATAGATTTAAGTAGTTTTCCTAATGCTACTTTAGAAACAACTCAAATTTTTAATTATGGTGATCCTTCTGGGTTTAGTGTTTTAATTTCAACTGATTATACTGACGATATTTCTGCAGCAACTTGGGATGTTATTGATTTAACGAATGTTCCTGATGGTACTAGTTGGGATGAAGTATTATCTAATCCATATAGTTTAGCTGCTTATAATGGAAAAACTATTAATATAGCATTTAAATATACATCTACATCAACTGACGCTGGAACTTACGAGGTTGTAAATGTTTCTTTGAAAGCTGCTGGTGTAGAAGGTGAAACAGAAGGTGTTTCAGAATTTTATACTTTTGATGGTAGTGCTTGGGAATTATCAGAAGGTGTTTACTATTTAAGTGATGCAGACTTTGATTCTATGGGAGAAAGCAGTGGTCAACCTGGTAGATATAATAATTTTAGTAGTTCAATTACTCCTAATGATTATTTACCTACTTTCCTTAAAAATAAATTTCCATATGCACAAGAAGGAGATGTATTCTCTTTAGTGTATAGATATTATGATGGTGGTGCTCTATTAAAAGGAAATACTTATTCTTATTCTAATGGTGTTTGGGGAGATTTTAACTATACTATAGATTTTTCACATGATGGTTCAAAATGGGCTCCAGCAACAAAATATGAACTTGTTGCAGAAGATTACACTTTAATTGCAAATACTTTTAGAACTGTAGAAGGTTATGAAGCTGCAGTTGCTAACTTAGAGAGCTATGGAAACATTAGTACTTTTAGTTGGGAAGAAGAACAAATAGATGCTGCAATTAATACGGTTTTAAAAACTCGTTTCCCAGATGCAGCAGAAGGACAAAATTTTGATGTTATTGTATATGTTTATAATGGGTCTTCCCAAAATATAACTATTAATTATACTCTTTCATCAGGCGTTTATATTAGAAGATAA